One Actinomadura viridis genomic region harbors:
- the ctaD gene encoding cytochrome c oxidase subunit I, with translation MSSTDHKVIGYLYLITSFVMFLIGGVLALVMRLELYKPGLQVVSNEQFNQLFTMHGTIMLLMFATPLFAGFANVIMPLQIGAPDVAFPRMNMLAYWLFLFGSLIVIAGFLTPGGAASFGWFAYAPLSDAVRSPGIGGDMWVMGLAMSGFGTIMGAVNFITTILCMRAPGMTMFRMPIFTWNILLTSILVLLAFPVLAAALLALEADRKLGAHVFDAAHGGALLWQHLFWFFGHPEVYIIALPFFGIVTEILPVFSRKPVFGYIGLVFATISIAGLSVTVWAHHMFVTGQVLLPFFSFMTFLIAVPTGVKFFNWVGTIWRGQLTFESPMLWSLGFLVTFLFGGLTGVILASPPMDFQLSDSYFVVAHFHYVVFGTVVFAMFAGFYFWWPKWTGKMLNDTLGKVHFWLLFIGFHGTFLVQHWLGAAGMPRRYSDYAKEFTGMNQVSTVFAFLLGVSLLPFFYNVYITWKKGKRVEVDDPWGYGGSLEWATSCPPPRHNFNSIPRIRSERPAFDLHHPHVGAKGELTGTKG, from the coding sequence ATGTCGTCCACCGACCACAAGGTGATCGGCTACCTGTACCTGATCACCTCGTTCGTGATGTTCCTGATCGGCGGCGTGCTGGCGCTGGTCATGCGGCTGGAGCTGTACAAGCCCGGCCTGCAGGTCGTCAGCAACGAGCAGTTCAACCAGCTGTTCACCATGCACGGCACGATCATGCTGCTGATGTTCGCGACGCCGCTGTTCGCCGGCTTCGCCAACGTGATCATGCCGCTGCAGATCGGCGCGCCGGACGTGGCGTTCCCGCGGATGAACATGCTGGCGTACTGGCTGTTCCTGTTCGGCAGCCTGATCGTGATCGCGGGCTTCCTCACCCCGGGCGGCGCGGCCAGCTTCGGCTGGTTCGCCTACGCGCCCCTGTCGGACGCGGTCCGCTCGCCGGGCATCGGCGGCGACATGTGGGTGATGGGCCTGGCCATGTCGGGCTTCGGCACGATCATGGGTGCGGTCAACTTCATCACCACGATCCTGTGCATGCGGGCCCCCGGCATGACGATGTTCCGGATGCCCATCTTCACCTGGAACATTCTGCTGACCTCGATCCTGGTCCTGCTGGCCTTCCCGGTGCTGGCCGCCGCGCTGCTCGCGCTGGAGGCCGACCGCAAGCTCGGGGCGCACGTCTTCGACGCCGCGCACGGCGGGGCGCTGCTCTGGCAGCACCTGTTCTGGTTCTTCGGGCATCCGGAGGTCTACATCATCGCGTTGCCCTTCTTCGGCATCGTGACCGAGATCCTCCCGGTGTTCAGCCGCAAGCCGGTCTTCGGCTACATCGGCCTGGTCTTCGCGACCATCTCCATCGCGGGCCTGTCGGTGACCGTGTGGGCGCACCACATGTTCGTGACCGGCCAGGTGCTGCTGCCGTTCTTCTCGTTCATGACGTTCCTGATCGCGGTGCCCACAGGGGTGAAGTTCTTCAACTGGGTCGGAACGATATGGCGAGGGCAACTCACATTCGAGTCGCCCATGCTCTGGTCGCTCGGCTTCCTGGTCACCTTCCTGTTCGGCGGGCTGACCGGCGTCATCCTGGCCTCGCCCCCGATGGACTTCCAGCTCTCCGACTCCTACTTCGTGGTGGCGCACTTCCACTACGTCGTGTTCGGCACGGTGGTGTTCGCGATGTTCGCGGGCTTCTACTTCTGGTGGCCGAAGTGGACCGGCAAGATGCTGAACGACACCCTCGGCAAGGTGCACTTCTGGCTGCTGTTCATCGGCTTCCACGGGACGTTCCTGGTCCAGCACTGGCTGGGCGCGGCGGGCATGCCCCGGCGGTACTCCGACTACGCCAAGGAGTTCACCGGCATGAACCAGGTGTCGACGGTGTTCGCCTTCCTGCTGGGCGTCTCCCTGCTGCCGTTCTTCTACAACGTGTACATCACGTGGAAGAAGGGCAAGCGGGTGGAGGTGGACGACCCGTGGGGGTACGGTGGATCGCTCGAATGGGCGACCTCCTGCCCGCCGCCGCGGCACAACTTCAACTCGATCCCCCGGATCCGCTCCGAGCGTCCGGCCTTCGACCTGCACCACCCGCACGTGGGGGCCAAGGGCGAGCTCACCGGGACGAAGGGCTGA
- a CDS encoding HesB/IscA family protein, with translation MAGETTTQETTQQGVNLTDAAAEKAKGLLEQEGRDDLALRVAVQPGGCSGLIYQLFFDEREMDGDQVQDFGGLSVRVDRMSAPYLTGATIDFVDSIEKQGFTIDNPNASGSCACGDSFN, from the coding sequence ATGGCAGGCGAGACGACCACGCAGGAGACCACGCAGCAGGGCGTCAACCTCACCGACGCCGCCGCCGAGAAGGCCAAGGGCCTGCTCGAGCAGGAGGGCCGGGACGATCTGGCGCTGCGTGTCGCCGTGCAGCCGGGCGGATGCTCGGGCCTGATCTACCAGCTGTTCTTCGACGAGCGGGAGATGGACGGCGACCAGGTGCAGGACTTCGGCGGCCTGAGCGTCCGGGTGGACCGGATGAGCGCGCCGTACCTGACCGGCGCCACCATCGACTTCGTGGACTCCATCGAGAAGCAGGGGTTCACGATCGACAACCCGAACGCGTCGGGCTCCTGCGCCTGCGGCGACTCCTTCAACTGA
- a CDS encoding M48 family metallopeptidase, whose product MSAEPGPGAASGGGPDSDRAAVSEGTPDTGPGAGPDEPDARAADRRARRAAVLAAAVLLAAVVAVLALTTPWNPLPGKVPGGAVPVDPARDFTAAEIARSSAFDAALAPRAYASLAVGLAVVLVLGLTPLGARLIGRATSPLRRLPARVAVAAVVLTTVVHLAALPFAVWGEIILRRYGLSTQTWPAWLLDEAKSLAVTWVIWTVALLLLFPLLRRFPRYWWTGAAAGGLVLVVAVSFLYPVVFEPVFNRFHPLPRGELRTELLAMAERDGVPVKDVLVADASRRTTSLNAYVSGFGSTRRIVVYDTLLKSPPARVEAVVAHELGHAENGDVLHGTLVGALGVSAAVCLFGALLGSPRLLRRAGVTAGPGRDGGRAAAGAGDPRSVALLLALVTVAVQAGAPVQNLISRRVEARADAHSLDLTRDPATFVSMQHELAARNISDLAPDPLERVLWMSHPSAPERIAMARDWARVHRAPEPPSLQP is encoded by the coding sequence ATGAGCGCGGAGCCCGGGCCTGGGGCCGCATCCGGAGGCGGCCCGGACTCGGACCGGGCCGCCGTCTCGGAAGGGACCCCGGACACCGGGCCGGGCGCGGGGCCGGACGAACCGGACGCGCGGGCGGCCGACCGCCGGGCCCGCCGGGCCGCCGTGCTGGCCGCCGCCGTCCTCCTCGCCGCCGTCGTCGCGGTGCTGGCGCTGACGACCCCGTGGAACCCCCTTCCGGGGAAGGTCCCCGGGGGCGCGGTGCCGGTGGACCCGGCCCGCGACTTCACCGCGGCGGAGATCGCCCGTTCCAGCGCGTTCGACGCCGCCCTCGCGCCCCGCGCGTACGCGAGCCTCGCCGTCGGCCTGGCGGTGGTGCTCGTCCTCGGGCTCACCCCGCTGGGCGCCCGCCTCATCGGCCGGGCCACCTCCCCGCTGCGCCGTCTCCCGGCGCGGGTGGCGGTGGCCGCGGTGGTGCTGACGACGGTGGTCCATCTGGCGGCGCTGCCGTTCGCCGTCTGGGGCGAGATCATCCTCCGCCGCTACGGCCTCTCCACCCAGACCTGGCCCGCCTGGCTGCTCGACGAGGCCAAGTCACTGGCCGTGACCTGGGTGATCTGGACGGTGGCGCTGCTGCTGCTCTTCCCGCTGCTGCGGCGCTTCCCGCGCTACTGGTGGACCGGCGCGGCAGCCGGGGGCCTCGTCCTGGTCGTGGCGGTGTCGTTCCTCTACCCGGTCGTCTTCGAGCCGGTCTTCAACAGGTTCCACCCGCTCCCCCGGGGCGAGCTGCGCACCGAGCTGCTGGCGATGGCCGAGCGCGACGGCGTACCCGTCAAGGACGTCCTGGTCGCCGACGCGTCCCGGCGGACGACCTCGCTGAACGCCTACGTCTCCGGATTCGGCTCCACCCGCCGGATCGTCGTGTACGACACGCTGCTGAAGTCCCCGCCCGCGCGGGTCGAGGCGGTCGTGGCGCACGAGCTGGGGCACGCCGAGAACGGGGACGTGCTGCACGGGACGCTCGTCGGGGCCTTGGGCGTCTCGGCCGCCGTCTGCCTCTTCGGCGCGCTGCTCGGTTCCCCGCGCCTGCTGCGCCGCGCCGGCGTCACCGCCGGTCCGGGCCGGGACGGGGGCCGTGCCGCCGCGGGCGCGGGCGACCCGCGGTCGGTGGCGCTCCTGCTGGCCCTGGTGACCGTGGCGGTACAGGCCGGCGCGCCGGTCCAGAACCTCATCAGCCGGCGGGTCGAGGCCCGCGCCGACGCCCACTCGCTGGACCTCACCCGCGACCCCGCCACGTTCGTGTCCATGCAGCACGAGCTGGCGGCCCGCAACATCTCCGACCTCGCCCCGGACCCGCTCGAACGGGTCCTCTGGATGAGCCACCCGTCGGCCCCCGAACGCATCGCCATGGCCCGCGACTGGGCCCGCGTGCACCGCGCCCCCGAGCCCCCTTCCCTCCAGCCCTGA
- a CDS encoding CHAP domain-containing protein — MAGDHRRKRRPLIDDLIGNLRSTGGLVAGATVLSLAAVTAQVTLTSTDDAAEPRAAARAADVSPLPEDGDGDRDGDRAENGKAEEESDGNTGENAGENTDENAGEDTGEKAGSDGPAAGARNAERAKPTAEAAIKVARSQVGITENGSGETKFQDWYMTTERARETVARDGGSVQGYDDANWCSMFISWVGDRIGFSHQIGMDPWTIAHARWFKEDDRWGTKPRPGAIVFFAWDGGKDLYDIVHVGMVVKDNRDGTVQTIEGNTSNAVRVRERPARTIVGYGYPDYAES, encoded by the coding sequence GTGGCAGGAGACCATCGCAGGAAGCGCCGTCCGCTGATCGACGATCTGATCGGCAACCTCCGCAGCACCGGCGGCCTCGTCGCCGGCGCCACCGTCCTCAGTCTGGCCGCCGTCACCGCGCAGGTGACGCTCACCTCCACCGACGACGCGGCGGAGCCCAGGGCGGCGGCCAGGGCGGCCGACGTCTCGCCCCTCCCCGAGGACGGGGACGGGGACAGGGACGGAGACAGGGCCGAGAACGGGAAGGCCGAGGAGGAGAGCGACGGGAACACCGGCGAGAACGCCGGTGAGAACACCGATGAGAACGCCGGTGAGGACACCGGCGAGAAGGCCGGGAGCGACGGCCCGGCCGCCGGGGCCCGGAACGCCGAACGCGCGAAGCCCACCGCCGAGGCCGCCATCAAGGTCGCCCGGTCCCAGGTCGGGATCACCGAGAACGGCAGCGGCGAGACCAAGTTCCAGGACTGGTACATGACGACCGAGCGCGCCAGGGAGACCGTGGCGCGCGACGGCGGCTCCGTCCAGGGCTACGACGACGCCAACTGGTGCAGCATGTTCATCTCCTGGGTCGGCGACCGCATCGGCTTCAGCCACCAGATCGGCATGGACCCCTGGACGATCGCGCACGCCCGCTGGTTCAAGGAGGACGACCGCTGGGGCACCAAGCCTCGCCCCGGCGCCATCGTGTTCTTCGCCTGGGACGGCGGCAAGGACCTCTACGACATCGTGCACGTCGGGATGGTCGTCAAGGACAACCGCGACGGCACCGTCCAGACCATCGAAGGCAACACCTCCAACGCCGTCAGGGTCCGCGAACGGCCCGCGCGGACCATCGTCGGCTACGGCTACCCCGATTACGCCGAGAGCTGA
- a CDS encoding carbohydrate kinase family protein, which translates to MRIAVTGSIATDHLMSFPGRFADQLLPDQLEQVSLSFLVDELDIRRGGIAANICFGMGSLGKESVLVGAVGDDFADYRSWLERHGVDTASVHVSELRHTARFLCTTDQDQNQIASFYAGAMSEARSIELRPVADRIGGLDLVVISPNDPEAMIRHTEECRTRGIPFAADPSQQLARMDGADVRKLIDGAAYLFTNEYEKALCEEKTGWSGEEILDRVGIRVTTLGAKGVAIDRKGEKGLHVPGTPVPKVVDPTGVGDAFRAGFLTAIAWGLPLERAAQVGNNIAAHVLEAAGPQEYRLARQDFLDRLAEVYGAEAAAEVAPHISCPNP; encoded by the coding sequence GTGCGCATCGCCGTGACAGGCTCCATCGCGACCGACCATCTGATGTCCTTCCCCGGCAGATTCGCCGACCAGCTCCTCCCCGACCAGCTGGAACAGGTCTCGCTGTCGTTCCTGGTGGACGAGCTGGACATCCGGCGCGGCGGGATCGCCGCCAACATCTGCTTCGGGATGGGCAGCCTGGGCAAGGAGTCGGTCCTGGTGGGCGCGGTCGGCGACGATTTCGCCGACTACCGCTCCTGGCTGGAGCGCCACGGCGTGGACACCGCCTCCGTCCACGTCTCCGAGCTCCGGCACACCGCGCGGTTCCTGTGCACCACCGACCAGGACCAGAACCAGATCGCCAGCTTCTACGCCGGCGCCATGAGCGAGGCCCGCTCGATCGAGCTGCGGCCGGTGGCCGACCGGATCGGCGGCCTCGACCTCGTCGTGATCAGCCCGAACGACCCCGAGGCCATGATCCGGCACACCGAGGAGTGCCGGACCCGCGGCATCCCGTTCGCCGCCGACCCCTCCCAGCAGCTGGCCCGGATGGACGGCGCGGACGTCCGCAAGCTCATCGACGGTGCCGCGTACCTGTTCACCAACGAGTACGAGAAGGCCCTCTGCGAGGAGAAGACCGGCTGGTCGGGGGAGGAGATCCTGGACCGGGTCGGCATCCGCGTCACCACCCTCGGCGCCAAGGGCGTGGCCATCGACCGCAAGGGCGAGAAGGGCCTGCACGTCCCGGGCACCCCGGTCCCCAAGGTCGTCGACCCCACCGGCGTCGGTGACGCGTTCCGCGCCGGCTTCCTGACGGCGATCGCCTGGGGCCTGCCCCTGGAGCGCGCCGCCCAGGTCGGCAACAACATCGCCGCCCACGTCCTGGAGGCGGCGGGCCCGCAGGAGTACCGGCTGGCCCGGCAGGACTTCCTGGACCGTCTGGCCGAGGTCTACGGCGCGGAGGCCGCCGCCGAGGTCGCCCCGCACATCTCCTGCCCCAACCCCTGA
- a CDS encoding cytochrome c oxidase subunit 4 has protein sequence MRVQAFMFYGCAVFFLATDVVYWLWSGDWTGTTALALSVGLAGLIGFYIHFTVRRLERSNGGPLYEDDPEGEIADAAGELGFFSPHSWWPLFVALSATTVTLGVVFGWWLVILGVCAAIMTTIGMVFEYYRGHFSH, from the coding sequence ATGCGCGTACAGGCGTTCATGTTCTACGGGTGCGCGGTCTTCTTCCTCGCCACCGACGTCGTCTACTGGCTGTGGTCGGGTGACTGGACCGGCACCACCGCCCTGGCCCTGTCCGTCGGCCTGGCCGGCCTGATCGGGTTCTACATCCACTTCACGGTCCGGCGGCTGGAGAGGTCCAACGGCGGCCCGCTGTACGAGGACGACCCCGAGGGCGAGATCGCGGACGCGGCCGGCGAGCTGGGCTTCTTCAGCCCGCACAGCTGGTGGCCGCTGTTCGTGGCGCTGTCGGCCACGACCGTCACCCTCGGCGTGGTGTTCGGCTGGTGGCTGGTCATTCTCGGCGTCTGCGCCGCGATCATGACCACCATCGGGATGGTCTTCGAGTATTACCGGGGCCATTTCTCGCACTGA
- the nadA gene encoding quinolinate synthase NadA has translation MTTPVRDLPLLFLGEGSDPASERGVDCPGDLPPASDPDLVERARAAKAALGDQVFILGHHYQRDEVIQFADVTGDSFKLAREAAARPQAPYIVFCGVHFMAESADILTAAHQKVILPDLAAGCSMADMATFDQVEECWEALEDAGIADDVVPVTYMNSSADIKAFVGRHGGTVCTSSNAKRALDWAYGKGKKVLFLPDQHLGRNTAVLEMGLSLDDCVVYNPHRPDGGLSRKELREARMILWRGHCSVHGRFSKESVDEVRARVPGVNVLVHPECRHEVVLGADRVGSTEYIIKTLDAAPPGSSWAVGTELNLVRRLANAHPDKNVMFLDKAVCFCSTMNRIDLPHLVRSLETLAAGEVVNRIEVDAETARHARAALDQMLALP, from the coding sequence GTGACCACCCCTGTGCGTGACCTTCCACTGCTGTTCCTGGGCGAGGGGTCCGATCCGGCCAGCGAGCGCGGCGTGGACTGCCCCGGAGACCTGCCACCCGCCTCCGACCCGGATCTGGTGGAACGCGCCAGAGCCGCCAAGGCGGCCCTCGGCGACCAGGTCTTCATCCTGGGCCACCACTACCAGCGCGACGAGGTCATCCAGTTCGCCGACGTGACCGGCGACTCGTTCAAGCTCGCCAGGGAGGCGGCGGCGCGGCCGCAGGCCCCCTACATCGTGTTCTGCGGCGTGCACTTCATGGCCGAGTCGGCCGACATCCTCACCGCCGCCCACCAGAAGGTGATCCTGCCCGACCTGGCGGCCGGATGCTCGATGGCCGACATGGCGACCTTCGACCAGGTCGAGGAGTGCTGGGAGGCGCTGGAGGACGCGGGCATCGCGGATGATGTGGTCCCGGTCACCTACATGAACTCCTCGGCGGACATCAAGGCGTTCGTCGGCCGCCACGGCGGCACGGTCTGCACCTCCTCCAACGCCAAGCGCGCGCTCGACTGGGCGTACGGCAAGGGCAAGAAGGTGCTGTTCCTGCCCGACCAGCACCTGGGCCGCAACACCGCCGTGCTGGAGATGGGCCTCTCCCTGGACGACTGCGTCGTCTACAACCCGCACCGGCCGGACGGCGGGCTGTCCCGGAAGGAGCTGCGCGAGGCCAGGATGATCCTGTGGCGCGGCCACTGCTCCGTGCACGGCCGGTTCAGCAAGGAGTCCGTGGACGAGGTCCGTGCCCGGGTCCCCGGGGTCAACGTGCTGGTCCACCCCGAATGCCGGCACGAGGTGGTGCTCGGCGCCGACCGGGTCGGGTCGACCGAGTACATCATCAAGACCCTCGACGCGGCCCCGCCCGGCTCGTCCTGGGCGGTGGGCACCGAGCTCAACCTGGTGCGCCGCCTGGCCAACGCGCACCCGGACAAGAACGTGATGTTCCTCGACAAGGCCGTGTGCTTCTGCTCGACGATGAACCGGATCGACCTGCCGCACCTGGTCCGTTCGCTGGAGACGCTGGCCGCGGGCGAGGTCGTGAACCGCATCGAGGTGGACGCGGAGACCGCGCGCCACGCCCGGGCCGCCCTCGACCAGATGCTCGCCCTCCCCTAG
- a CDS encoding cysteine desulfurase family protein: MAHRNASGAGFDAAYFDAASTEPLHPAAREALLGALDAGWADPARLYGAARGARVMLDGARAQAAGALGVRPDEVFFTTSGTQAVHLAVLGGLRGRRRAGRHLVVSAVEHSSVLHAAEAHERDGGEVTTVGVDRQGRVDPEAFAAALRPDTALACLQSANHEVGTLQPVEEVAGTCRAAGVPLFVDAAQSAGRAEIPPGWSSLAASAHKWGGPPGVGLLVIRKNTRWRSPLPEDEREGRRVPGFENVPGAVAAAAALAARSAETAAEAPRLSALIDRIRERVPRLVPDVEVVGDPVRRLPHLVTFSCLYVAGEALLTELDRLGFAVSSGSSCTADTLRPSHVLEAMGVITHGNVRVSLPRGADPADVDRFLTVLPDAVARLRRSAGVSTP, translated from the coding sequence GTGGCCCACCGCAACGCCTCCGGCGCCGGCTTCGACGCCGCCTACTTCGACGCCGCCTCCACCGAGCCGCTGCATCCGGCCGCCCGCGAGGCGCTGCTGGGCGCCCTGGACGCGGGCTGGGCGGATCCCGCCCGACTATACGGGGCGGCGCGCGGTGCCCGCGTGATGCTGGACGGGGCGCGCGCGCAGGCCGCCGGAGCACTCGGGGTCCGCCCCGACGAGGTCTTCTTCACCACCTCCGGCACCCAGGCGGTGCACCTGGCCGTCCTGGGCGGGCTCCGGGGGCGGCGGCGCGCCGGCCGTCACCTGGTGGTGAGCGCCGTCGAGCACTCCAGCGTCCTGCACGCCGCCGAGGCCCACGAGCGCGACGGCGGCGAGGTGACGACCGTCGGGGTCGACCGGCAGGGGCGGGTCGACCCGGAGGCGTTCGCCGCGGCGCTGCGTCCCGACACCGCGCTGGCCTGCCTGCAGTCGGCCAACCACGAGGTCGGCACCCTCCAGCCGGTCGAGGAGGTCGCCGGGACGTGCCGGGCCGCCGGGGTGCCGCTGTTCGTCGACGCCGCCCAGTCCGCGGGCCGGGCGGAGATCCCGCCGGGCTGGTCCTCGCTGGCCGCCAGCGCGCACAAGTGGGGCGGCCCGCCCGGCGTGGGCCTGCTGGTGATCCGCAAGAACACCCGCTGGCGCTCGCCGCTCCCGGAGGACGAGCGGGAGGGGCGCCGCGTCCCGGGCTTCGAGAACGTGCCGGGCGCGGTCGCCGCGGCCGCCGCGCTGGCCGCCCGCAGTGCGGAGACGGCCGCCGAGGCGCCCCGGCTGTCCGCGCTGATCGACCGGATCCGTGAACGGGTGCCCCGGCTGGTCCCCGACGTCGAGGTGGTCGGCGACCCGGTCCGGCGCCTGCCGCACCTGGTCACCTTCTCCTGCCTGTACGTGGCGGGCGAGGCGCTGCTGACCGAACTGGACCGGCTGGGTTTCGCCGTTTCGTCGGGAAGTTCGTGCACGGCCGATACGCTTCGTCCCAGTCACGTCCTTGAGGCGATGGGGGTGATTACGCATGGCAACGTACGGGTATCGCTGCCGCGTGGCGCGGATCCCGCGGATGTCGACCGCTTCCTCACCGTCCTCCCGGACGCCGTGGCCCGCCTGCGGCGGTCCGCGGGGGTGAGCACGCCATGA
- the coxB gene encoding cytochrome c oxidase subunit II, with amino-acid sequence MTSAGALGLVALTATACSGEVARLGMPEPISDQAERMLTLWQGSWIAAFAVGGVVWALIIWAVLFHRKRSDDLPPQVRYNMPIEILYTAVPFVIIGVLFYFTARDENYVEKTTKNPAVTVDVTGFQWSWQFDYREKDASGKERTVASVVGTPVDPNATTGAKPVMVIPADKTVRVRLHANDVIHSFWVPALLYKKDVMPGYTNEFEFTARKVGTYEGRCAELCGVDHSRMLFQLKVVPAAEYDQFIAQAKAKAAGGAQ; translated from the coding sequence TTGACGAGCGCCGGCGCGCTGGGCCTGGTGGCGCTGACCGCCACCGCGTGCAGCGGCGAGGTGGCCCGCCTGGGCATGCCCGAGCCGATCAGTGACCAGGCAGAGCGCATGCTCACGCTCTGGCAGGGATCCTGGATCGCGGCGTTCGCCGTGGGCGGCGTGGTCTGGGCGCTGATCATCTGGGCGGTGCTGTTCCACCGCAAGCGCTCCGACGACCTGCCGCCGCAGGTGCGCTACAACATGCCGATCGAGATCCTCTATACGGCGGTCCCGTTCGTCATCATCGGCGTCCTGTTCTACTTCACCGCCCGGGACGAGAACTACGTCGAGAAGACCACGAAGAACCCCGCGGTCACCGTCGACGTGACCGGGTTCCAGTGGAGCTGGCAGTTCGACTACCGGGAGAAGGACGCCTCCGGCAAGGAGCGGACCGTCGCCTCGGTCGTCGGGACCCCGGTCGACCCGAACGCCACCACGGGCGCCAAGCCGGTCATGGTGATCCCGGCGGACAAGACCGTCCGGGTCCGGCTGCACGCCAACGACGTCATCCACTCGTTCTGGGTCCCGGCGCTCCTCTACAAGAAGGACGTCATGCCGGGTTACACCAACGAGTTCGAGTTCACGGCGCGGAAGGTCGGGACCTATGAGGGCCGCTGCGCCGAGCTCTGCGGGGTCGACCACAGCCGGATGCTGTTCCAGCTGAAGGTCGTCCCGGCCGCGGAGTACGACCAGTTCATCGCCCAGGCCAAGGCCAAGGCGGCGGGGGGTGCCCAGTGA
- a CDS encoding sulfurtransferase TusA family protein, translating to MVIDALGRKCPIPIILLAERIREIPVGEVVAVLADDVAARTDVPAWCRMKSQEFVREETLLHAQAPADAPPRGWAFHIRRMY from the coding sequence CTGGTCATCGACGCGCTGGGGCGCAAGTGCCCCATCCCGATCATCCTGCTGGCCGAGCGGATCCGGGAGATTCCGGTCGGCGAGGTCGTCGCGGTGCTCGCCGACGACGTGGCCGCCCGCACCGACGTGCCCGCCTGGTGCCGGATGAAGTCGCAGGAGTTCGTCCGGGAGGAGACGCTCCTCCACGCGCAGGCCCCCGCGGACGCGCCGCCCAGGGGCTGGGCGTTCCACATCCGCCGCATGTACTGA
- a CDS encoding L,D-transpeptidase produces the protein MTGPEERGRRTTALLVGITVAAGSGTAGCSSDAGPAMAGADAVALAVSPAAGQAAARPEVPIAVQARRGTVENVTVLAKGTKVEGALSADRSEWRSRWTLQPGTEYTVVATALGRDGRTRTVTSRFTTAKARRTTEVAVEAPYDKETVGVGMPIILQFPRKITDRAAVERALEVRSSKPVEGAWHWFDDQNVVFRTKEHWPSHTDVTFNAHLSGVAVAKDTYGRNASLRFRIGDAHSTKASEDGHHMVVRKNGKVVKKMPISMGRGDVRKYTTTNGNHLTMDKGSPVIMDSSTVGCGPGCAGYYRLTVYSAVRISNSGEYVHAAPWSVGSQGNSNVSHGCINASPSNARWFYDFSYRGDPFKVTGTDRELEPLNGWGYWQMSWQEWVKGSALKQALRVGPEGGIPAPAA, from the coding sequence GTGACGGGACCGGAGGAACGAGGGCGGCGTACCACCGCGCTGCTGGTCGGCATCACGGTGGCGGCGGGATCGGGTACGGCGGGATGCTCGTCGGACGCGGGACCGGCCATGGCCGGGGCGGACGCGGTCGCGCTGGCGGTGAGCCCGGCGGCGGGCCAGGCGGCGGCGCGTCCCGAGGTGCCGATCGCCGTGCAGGCGCGGCGGGGGACCGTCGAGAACGTCACCGTCCTGGCGAAGGGCACCAAGGTCGAGGGCGCGCTGAGCGCCGACCGGTCCGAATGGCGTTCGCGCTGGACGCTGCAGCCCGGTACGGAGTACACGGTCGTCGCGACGGCGCTCGGCAGGGACGGCAGGACGCGGACGGTCACCAGCCGCTTCACCACCGCCAAGGCGCGGCGCACCACGGAGGTGGCGGTCGAGGCGCCCTACGACAAGGAGACCGTGGGCGTCGGGATGCCGATCATCCTCCAGTTCCCTCGCAAGATCACCGACCGGGCGGCGGTCGAGCGGGCGCTGGAGGTCCGCTCCAGCAAGCCGGTCGAGGGCGCCTGGCACTGGTTCGACGACCAGAACGTGGTCTTCCGCACCAAGGAGCACTGGCCGAGCCATACCGACGTGACCTTCAACGCGCATCTGAGCGGCGTGGCGGTGGCCAAGGACACGTACGGGCGGAACGCGTCCCTGCGGTTCAGGATCGGCGACGCCCACAGCACCAAGGCGAGCGAGGACGGCCATCACATGGTGGTCAGGAAGAACGGCAAGGTCGTCAAGAAGATGCCGATCAGCATGGGCCGGGGCGACGTCAGGAAGTACACCACCACCAATGGCAATCACCTGACCATGGACAAGGGCAGCCCGGTCATCATGGACTCGTCCACGGTCGGCTGCGGCCCCGGCTGCGCCGGCTACTACCGCCTGACGGTCTACTCGGCGGTCCGCATCTCCAACAGCGGCGAGTACGTCCACGCCGCGCCCTGGTCGGTGGGGTCCCAGGGGAACAGCAACGTCAGCCACGGCTGCATCAACGCCAGCCCTTCCAATGCCCGCTGGTTCTACGACTTCTCCTACCGCGGCGACCCGTTCAAGGTGACGGGGACCGACCGTGAACTGGAGCCGCTGAACGGCTGGGGTTACTGGCAGATGTCCTGGCAGGAGTGGGTGAAGGGCAGCGCCCTCAAGCAGGCCCTGCGAGTCGGGCCGGAAGGCGGCATCCCGGCACCGGCGGCGTGA